One part of the Mycolicibacterium aromaticivorans JS19b1 = JCM 16368 genome encodes these proteins:
- a CDS encoding SMP-30/gluconolactonase/LRE family protein, whose translation MTGAAKPPIDPVRWQPPPQRLLPPPDLSGSLRVIGVPGHAPEDVVVDADGTLWTGTDNGAIVRIRTGHAPEVVANTGGRPLGLAVARDGRLLICDSHRGLLRLDPATGSFETLVSEVAGRPLTFCSNVVESSDGTIFFTESTSRFHYEYYKGAVLEARPSGSLYRRGVDGTVTTLASGLRFANGVTLTADESALVVAETTACRVSKYPLTGSGIGEPVPLIEHLPGYPDNISTAPDGRIWVALVSERNAVGEWLAPRAPVVRRLLWRLPYSWLPGPTAVVWAISIDLGGTVQSQLRTADPRFALATGLVEHDGTLWLGCIGSSAVACLDL comes from the coding sequence GTGACCGGGGCCGCCAAACCCCCGATCGATCCCGTGCGGTGGCAGCCGCCTCCCCAACGGCTGCTGCCACCGCCGGATCTGTCCGGTTCGCTGCGGGTGATCGGCGTTCCGGGGCATGCTCCCGAGGACGTCGTGGTCGACGCCGACGGCACGCTCTGGACCGGAACCGACAACGGTGCGATCGTCCGGATCCGGACAGGCCACGCCCCTGAGGTGGTGGCCAACACCGGCGGCCGACCACTCGGGCTCGCGGTGGCCCGAGACGGGCGGCTGCTGATCTGCGACAGCCACCGTGGATTACTGCGCCTCGATCCGGCCACCGGCTCATTCGAGACCCTGGTGAGCGAGGTGGCCGGACGGCCGTTGACGTTCTGCAGCAATGTCGTCGAATCATCAGACGGCACAATCTTTTTCACCGAGTCGACGTCGCGCTTTCACTACGAGTACTACAAAGGCGCCGTGCTCGAGGCCCGGCCCAGCGGGTCGCTGTACCGCCGGGGCGTCGACGGCACAGTGACGACGCTGGCCAGTGGGCTGCGCTTCGCCAACGGGGTGACGCTGACGGCCGACGAGTCGGCCCTGGTGGTCGCCGAGACGACGGCCTGCCGGGTGTCGAAGTACCCGCTGACGGGTTCGGGGATCGGCGAGCCGGTGCCGCTGATCGAACACCTGCCGGGTTATCCGGACAACATCTCGACCGCCCCCGACGGACGCATCTGGGTCGCGCTGGTCAGCGAACGCAACGCGGTCGGCGAATGGCTGGCTCCGCGCGCGCCTGTGGTGCGCCGACTGCTGTGGCGACTGCCCTACAGCTGGCTGCCCGGCCCCACGGCGGTGGTGTGGGCGATATCCATCGATCTGGGCGGCACGGTGCAGTCGCAGTTGCGAACCGCGGATCCGCGGTTCGCGCTGGCCACCGGGCTCGTGGAGCATGACGGCACACTGTGGCTGGGCTGCATCGGGTCGTCGGCCGTCGCATGTCTCGATTTGTAA
- a CDS encoding amino acid ABC transporter permease, which yields MHFDWQFFWKSLFTPSERFLDGLVLTIVISVVAMVLAILVGLVLALLRRSRFAVLRWCASLYIWAVRGTPLLVQLVIIYTGLAAVGLYQFHDVSLFGLSVKAAIQAAIVGLTINESAYIAEIIRAGLDSVPKGQFEAAESLGMKPAKVMRWIIVPQSLRVMVPPMGNSFNGMMKTTSVLSVIGVSEMFLVTQSISSATFHTFEIFIVAALYYLALTTIWTVIQAEIENRLARQLGINQRVRITQRLLGGRRGPAPAEAQV from the coding sequence GTGCACTTCGATTGGCAGTTCTTCTGGAAATCGCTGTTCACTCCCAGTGAGCGTTTCCTCGACGGCCTGGTTCTCACCATCGTCATCTCCGTGGTCGCGATGGTGCTGGCCATCCTCGTCGGCTTGGTCCTAGCGCTGCTGCGCCGGTCCCGGTTCGCTGTGTTGCGTTGGTGCGCGAGCCTGTACATCTGGGCAGTCCGGGGAACTCCGCTACTGGTCCAGTTGGTCATCATCTACACCGGTCTGGCGGCGGTCGGTCTCTACCAGTTCCACGACGTATCGCTGTTCGGGTTGTCGGTCAAGGCGGCGATCCAGGCGGCGATCGTCGGGCTTACGATCAACGAGAGCGCATACATCGCCGAAATCATCCGCGCCGGTTTGGATTCGGTACCCAAAGGGCAATTCGAGGCCGCCGAGTCCCTGGGGATGAAGCCGGCGAAAGTGATGCGCTGGATCATCGTCCCGCAGTCGCTGCGCGTCATGGTTCCGCCGATGGGCAATTCCTTCAACGGCATGATGAAGACCACCTCGGTGCTGTCGGTGATCGGTGTCAGCGAGATGTTCCTTGTGACGCAGTCGATCAGCTCGGCGACCTTCCACACCTTCGAGATCTTCATCGTCGCCGCGCTGTATTACCTCGCGCTCACCACGATATGGACGGTCATCCAGGCCGAGATCGAGAACAGGCTGGCTCGCCAGCTCGGCATCAACCAGCGCGTGCGCATCACCCAGCGGCTCCTCGGTGGCCGCCGCGGCCCCGCGCCCGCCGAAGCCCAGGTGTGA
- a CDS encoding amino acid ABC transporter ATP-binding protein, with the protein MVLDNVSLDVMRGEVVVLIGPSGAGKTTLLRSLNHLETVDSGRIMIGGTPIGHRDSGGTRKVSINELARRRREIGFVFQHFNLFPHMTAAENVWNGPVRVLGVAKDEGRRDAIALLSRVGLADKADARPSQLSGGQQQRVAIARALAMRPKVMLFDEPTSALDVEMVGEVLAVMRELADDHMTMVVVTHEMRFARDAADRIVVMDGGRVIEDAPPERLFADPQHDRTKAFLSTIR; encoded by the coding sequence ATGGTTCTCGACAACGTCTCGCTGGACGTCATGCGCGGTGAGGTCGTCGTCCTCATCGGTCCTTCCGGAGCGGGCAAGACCACCCTGCTGCGATCGCTCAATCACCTGGAGACCGTCGACAGCGGCCGGATCATGATCGGTGGGACGCCCATCGGCCATCGCGACTCCGGCGGCACCAGGAAGGTGAGCATCAACGAGTTGGCGCGCCGCCGGCGCGAGATCGGGTTCGTCTTCCAGCACTTCAACCTGTTCCCGCACATGACCGCCGCCGAGAACGTCTGGAACGGCCCGGTACGCGTGCTCGGGGTGGCCAAGGACGAGGGGCGTCGCGACGCAATCGCGTTGTTGAGCCGAGTGGGCCTGGCGGACAAGGCCGATGCCCGTCCCAGCCAACTCTCCGGCGGACAGCAACAGCGGGTGGCGATCGCCCGCGCGCTGGCCATGCGGCCCAAGGTCATGCTGTTCGACGAGCCCACCAGTGCTTTGGACGTCGAGATGGTCGGCGAGGTTCTGGCGGTGATGCGTGAGCTGGCCGACGACCACATGACCATGGTGGTCGTCACACACGAGATGCGGTTCGCCAGGGACGCCGCTGACCGTATCGTCGTCATGGACGGCGGCCGGGTCATCGAGGACGCGCCACCGGAGCGACTGTTCGCCGACCCGCAGCACGACCGCACCAAGGCGTTTCTTTCCACCATCCGCTGA
- a CDS encoding gamma-glutamyltransferase family protein — translation MSAALGGQPVVAALATPHALATDAGIAILRGGGTAIDAAIAAAAVLTVVYPHNVALGGDLFALIRTPDGSVSCLNASGWAGATVDADALRAEHGDWLPARGAAAVTVPGGIRGWEAMRRLGSRASWSSTLWAAETAARDGVSVPASLATHLDDPENRDLIGTVDFDRVFRPHGAPMRIGELFRQPALADTLATLRSDGPDEFYSGGLAQRSVGYLRTHQSCLAEADFADFQVEVVEPLRAEFGDLTVLTSPPNSQGFLLLHALGLVHAGGLDDPVGDGMGQLLRAFHRGNGIRDSQLADPRYAAVDLDVSAIPDRAGPVSRPPGVPRGDTVGIAVADGEGYAVSLIQSVYHAFGSGLIDPVTGVLFHNRGCGFSLDPASPNVIAPRKRPAHTLMPAMTVRQGRTAHVLSTMGGQGQPQILGQILLRALGGATAVEAVAAPRAIVGTQCGGGPDSVTVEADLDPAVQASIRAAGFTATEVPPRTEALGQANVVFVDSGGSMTAASDPRSDGAAVVAHYPRPQP, via the coding sequence GTGTCCGCCGCCCTTGGCGGGCAGCCAGTAGTGGCAGCACTGGCTACCCCGCACGCCCTGGCCACCGATGCCGGGATCGCGATCCTGCGCGGCGGTGGCACTGCCATCGACGCCGCCATCGCCGCCGCCGCCGTACTGACTGTCGTCTACCCCCACAACGTCGCTCTCGGCGGCGATCTGTTCGCTCTGATCCGAACCCCGGATGGCTCAGTGAGCTGCCTCAACGCCTCCGGGTGGGCCGGTGCCACGGTAGATGCCGACGCCCTTCGCGCCGAGCACGGCGACTGGCTGCCTGCGCGTGGTGCGGCCGCGGTGACCGTGCCGGGCGGGATACGAGGGTGGGAGGCAATGCGCCGCTTGGGTTCCCGGGCCTCCTGGAGTTCGACGCTGTGGGCCGCTGAGACGGCCGCCCGCGACGGTGTGTCGGTACCCGCGTCGCTGGCCACCCACCTCGACGATCCCGAGAATCGCGATCTGATCGGAACCGTCGACTTCGACCGGGTGTTTCGCCCGCACGGCGCACCGATGAGGATCGGTGAGTTGTTCCGGCAGCCGGCCCTGGCCGACACGTTGGCGACCTTGCGCTCCGACGGGCCGGACGAGTTCTACAGTGGGGGCCTCGCGCAACGATCCGTCGGTTACTTGCGTACCCACCAATCCTGTTTGGCCGAAGCGGATTTCGCCGACTTCCAGGTTGAGGTCGTCGAGCCGTTGAGGGCCGAGTTCGGTGACCTGACCGTTCTGACGAGCCCGCCCAACAGCCAGGGCTTTCTGCTGCTGCACGCGCTCGGTCTGGTGCACGCCGGCGGCCTGGACGACCCGGTCGGCGACGGTATGGGGCAGTTGCTGCGGGCCTTCCACCGCGGCAACGGGATTCGCGACAGCCAACTCGCCGACCCGCGGTACGCCGCCGTCGACCTCGACGTCAGCGCGATTCCGGACCGCGCCGGGCCGGTGAGCCGGCCGCCGGGTGTGCCCCGCGGGGACACCGTGGGTATCGCCGTCGCCGACGGCGAGGGATACGCGGTGTCACTGATCCAGAGCGTCTATCACGCGTTCGGGTCCGGACTGATCGACCCGGTCACCGGTGTGCTGTTCCACAATCGCGGCTGTGGGTTCAGCCTGGACCCGGCATCACCGAATGTGATCGCGCCGCGAAAGCGCCCGGCGCACACGCTGATGCCGGCTATGACGGTGCGGCAGGGCCGGACCGCGCACGTGTTGTCGACCATGGGCGGGCAGGGCCAGCCGCAGATCCTCGGCCAGATCCTCCTGCGGGCACTGGGCGGCGCCACGGCGGTCGAGGCGGTTGCCGCGCCCCGCGCCATCGTCGGCACCCAGTGCGGCGGCGGCCCGGACAGCGTGACCGTCGAGGCCGACCTGGACCCGGCCGTGCAGGCGTCGATCCGTGCCGCGGGCTTCACCGCGACCGAGGTACCGCCGCGCACCGAAGCCCTCGGCCAGGCCAATGTGGTCTTCGTCGATTCCGGCGGCTCGATGACGGCAGCGTCGGATCCGCGGTCGGACGGCGCCGCGGTGGTGGCGCACTACCCGCGTCCGCAGCCGTGA
- a CDS encoding YoaK family protein: MTALVRTHLQLWLMLALTFVTGLLDAVGYLALDRVFTGNMTGNVVILGMGMAGEDELPVAGPLVALGAYVVGAAVVGRLLQRHPGGWRPVVTGVFATSAVVLAAAATLLTLVRVHGESAVGVGIAATLATLMGAQAATARMLAVADITTVVVTSTLTAYASETLFGPGMLWLTHRRLWAVVVIIAGAFCGASLLRIDAGYPVYLAAVMTAAVAVAGHRTWPRTELP, translated from the coding sequence GTGACCGCCCTCGTCCGCACGCACCTTCAGCTGTGGCTGATGCTTGCGCTGACCTTCGTCACCGGATTGCTGGACGCGGTGGGGTATCTCGCGCTGGACCGGGTGTTCACCGGCAACATGACCGGCAATGTGGTGATCCTCGGGATGGGCATGGCCGGTGAGGACGAATTGCCCGTCGCCGGACCGTTGGTGGCGCTCGGCGCCTACGTGGTCGGTGCCGCGGTGGTGGGCCGCCTGCTGCAACGTCACCCCGGCGGCTGGCGGCCGGTCGTCACCGGCGTGTTCGCCACCAGCGCGGTGGTGCTCGCCGCCGCGGCCACGCTGCTGACACTCGTTCGGGTTCACGGCGAGTCGGCGGTCGGCGTCGGGATCGCCGCCACCCTGGCGACGCTGATGGGCGCCCAGGCCGCGACGGCGCGGATGCTCGCCGTCGCCGACATCACCACCGTCGTGGTCACCTCCACGCTCACTGCCTACGCCAGCGAGACGCTGTTCGGCCCCGGCATGTTGTGGCTGACGCACCGCCGGTTGTGGGCCGTCGTGGTGATCATCGCGGGCGCATTCTGCGGCGCCTCGTTGTTGCGGATCGACGCCGGCTACCCGGTCTACCTGGCGGCCGTCATGACTGCCGCGGTGGCCGTCGCCGGGCACCGGACGTGGCCCCGCACGGAGCTGCCCTAA
- a CDS encoding TetR/AcrR family transcriptional regulator — translation MKYGPDWQPPEVDWTSTKGRILLAAASLFAQRGFFGTSTRDIADAVQIRQPSLFHHFEAKHAIYQSLVELDLGPSVARIRQYLAEDISWAAKLHLTIACDVRQALDQPFDSRGLYQDAVLGLAELADERAGIADFHDLVERVVTGGCEAGEFVAFEPGFVQRAMNGVLFETLREQGGPGGQVRGRRPLEAADFVLRALLVDHGILPDLQAATTARLTAIPRGRG, via the coding sequence GTGAAGTACGGGCCAGACTGGCAGCCTCCCGAGGTGGACTGGACGTCGACCAAAGGTCGCATCCTGCTGGCCGCGGCCAGCCTTTTCGCCCAGCGCGGGTTCTTCGGTACGTCGACCCGCGACATCGCCGACGCCGTGCAGATCCGGCAGCCCTCGCTGTTCCACCACTTCGAGGCCAAGCACGCGATCTACCAGTCGCTGGTGGAATTGGACCTCGGACCCTCGGTGGCACGGATCCGCCAGTACCTGGCAGAGGACATCAGCTGGGCGGCGAAACTGCACCTGACCATCGCCTGCGACGTGCGCCAGGCGCTGGATCAGCCGTTTGATTCGCGCGGGCTCTATCAGGACGCCGTGCTGGGCCTTGCCGAACTCGCCGACGAGCGCGCCGGTATCGCGGACTTTCATGACTTGGTGGAGCGGGTCGTCACCGGGGGCTGCGAGGCGGGGGAGTTCGTGGCCTTCGAGCCCGGGTTCGTCCAGCGCGCGATGAACGGCGTGCTGTTCGAGACGCTGCGCGAACAAGGGGGACCCGGCGGGCAGGTGCGCGGGCGCCGCCCGCTTGAAGCCGCCGACTTCGTGCTGCGGGCCCTGCTGGTCGACCACGGGATTCTTCCTGATCTGCAGGCCGCCACGACTGCACGACTGACCGCCATTCCGCGCGGGCGAGGATAG
- a CDS encoding Lrp/AsnC family transcriptional regulator gives MSKAIIEKLQQDGRRSYAAIGKAVGLSEAAVRQRVQRLVDSGVMQIVAVTDPLQLGFSRQAMIGIRCTGDTTKVAEKLAQIDAVDYVVLTAGTFDAIAEVVCEDDAELLELLNTEIRAVPGVTSTETLVYLKLVKQQYNWGTR, from the coding sequence ATGTCCAAGGCCATTATCGAGAAACTTCAGCAGGACGGCCGGCGTTCCTACGCCGCGATAGGCAAGGCCGTCGGGCTGTCGGAGGCGGCGGTGCGCCAGCGGGTGCAGCGCCTGGTCGACTCCGGGGTGATGCAGATCGTCGCGGTGACCGATCCTCTGCAGCTGGGATTCAGCAGGCAGGCGATGATCGGCATCCGCTGCACAGGAGATACCACCAAGGTCGCCGAGAAGCTCGCACAGATCGACGCCGTCGACTACGTGGTGCTCACCGCGGGCACCTTCGACGCGATCGCCGAGGTCGTGTGCGAGGACGACGCCGAGCTGCTGGAGCTGCTCAACACCGAGATCCGCGCTGTGCCCGGGGTGACCTCGACAGAAACCTTGGTCTATCTCAAACTCGTTAAACAACAATACAATTGGGGAACACGATGA
- a CDS encoding ABC transporter substrate-binding protein, whose protein sequence is MPTPFSTRTRAAIALAAAMAAALTGCSSDFTDAAGPTGPAAVAPPAILQAGTLKVCAANDGTPPSVYHDETGALVGSEVDLAKALAGQLGLKPDFVESAFTALIPTLQAEQCDVIMAQLYIKPEREKVVDFVPYVYSGNGIAVSKEHPAAITGMDDSMCGKKVIVAIATTAEEQVVDQSGKCTAAGKPEIDITRNSHADVALQQVQNGQVDAYLDTAETLGYYSTKTGAQIQPAGKPFGTIKIGAATLKGDAALHDAIAKALGELEGNGTYARILADWGQTDLDIQK, encoded by the coding sequence GTGCCTACACCCTTCTCGACCCGTACTCGCGCCGCTATCGCGCTCGCCGCGGCCATGGCCGCGGCACTGACCGGTTGCTCGTCGGACTTCACGGACGCCGCCGGGCCGACCGGCCCGGCTGCAGTCGCACCTCCGGCGATCCTGCAGGCCGGCACCCTCAAAGTGTGCGCCGCCAACGACGGCACCCCGCCGAGTGTTTACCACGACGAGACCGGCGCGCTGGTCGGCAGCGAAGTCGACCTCGCCAAGGCGCTGGCAGGACAGTTGGGCCTCAAACCGGACTTCGTGGAATCAGCGTTCACCGCGCTGATCCCGACGCTGCAGGCCGAGCAATGCGACGTGATCATGGCGCAGCTCTACATCAAGCCGGAGCGGGAGAAGGTCGTCGACTTTGTGCCATATGTCTACTCCGGCAACGGGATTGCGGTGTCCAAGGAGCATCCCGCGGCGATCACCGGCATGGATGACAGCATGTGCGGCAAGAAGGTCATCGTGGCGATCGCCACCACCGCCGAGGAGCAGGTGGTCGACCAGTCCGGCAAGTGCACGGCCGCGGGCAAGCCGGAGATCGACATCACCCGCAACAGTCACGCCGATGTTGCGCTGCAACAAGTTCAGAACGGTCAGGTCGACGCGTACCTCGACACCGCCGAGACGCTGGGGTACTACTCGACCAAGACCGGTGCCCAGATCCAGCCCGCCGGAAAGCCGTTCGGAACCATCAAGATCGGTGCCGCCACGCTGAAAGGCGATGCCGCGCTGCACGATGCGATCGCCAAGGCGCTCGGCGAGCTCGAGGGCAACGGCACGTACGCCAGAATCCTGGCCGATTGGGGCCAGACCGATCTCGACATCCAGAAGTGA
- a CDS encoding aspartate aminotransferase family protein, with the protein MSTTTLDLTAELSAKADRHLWGHFARHGAGLTPPIISRGEGVYIYDSHGKRYFDGLSGLFVVQAGHGRKELAEAAAKQAETLEFFPLWSYATPPAIELADRLANYAPGDLNRVFFTTGGGEAVESAWKLAKQYFKLTGKPGKYKVISRAIAYHGTPQGALAITGLPDFKKPFEPLTPGGFRVPNTNFYRAPAPYDTDIKAWGQYCADRIAEAIEFEGPETVCAVFLEPVQNAGGCFPPPPGYFERVREICDEYDVLLVSDEVICAFGRIGSMFACEDIGYQPDIITCAKGMTSGYSPIGAMIASDRLFEPFNDGKTTFGHGYTFGGHPVSSAVALANLDIFEREGINDHVKTNAPIFRATLEKLLELPIVGDVRGEGFFYGIELVKDKTTRETFNDDESERLLRGFLSSALFEAGLYCRADDRGDPVVQLAPPLISGPKEFDEIYDILHRVLSEASRLL; encoded by the coding sequence ATGAGTACCACCACGCTCGATCTCACGGCGGAGCTGTCGGCCAAGGCCGACCGCCACCTGTGGGGCCACTTCGCCCGGCACGGTGCGGGGCTGACGCCGCCGATCATCAGCCGCGGCGAGGGCGTGTACATCTACGACAGCCACGGCAAGCGCTACTTCGACGGCCTCTCAGGTCTGTTCGTGGTGCAGGCCGGACACGGCCGCAAGGAGCTTGCCGAGGCCGCCGCCAAGCAGGCCGAGACCCTCGAATTCTTCCCGCTGTGGTCCTACGCCACCCCGCCGGCGATCGAGCTGGCCGACCGGCTGGCGAATTACGCTCCCGGTGACCTGAATCGGGTGTTCTTCACCACCGGCGGCGGTGAAGCCGTCGAGAGCGCCTGGAAACTGGCCAAGCAGTACTTCAAGCTGACCGGCAAACCCGGCAAGTACAAGGTGATCTCGCGGGCCATCGCCTACCACGGCACCCCGCAGGGTGCGCTGGCCATCACCGGCCTGCCCGACTTCAAGAAGCCGTTCGAACCGCTGACGCCCGGCGGTTTCCGGGTGCCCAACACCAACTTCTACCGCGCGCCCGCCCCCTACGACACCGATATCAAGGCGTGGGGGCAGTACTGCGCCGACCGCATCGCCGAGGCCATCGAGTTCGAGGGTCCCGAAACGGTGTGCGCGGTGTTCCTGGAGCCGGTGCAGAATGCCGGCGGTTGCTTCCCACCGCCGCCGGGATACTTCGAACGGGTCCGCGAGATCTGCGACGAGTATGACGTGCTGCTGGTCTCCGACGAGGTGATCTGCGCGTTCGGCCGGATCGGTTCGATGTTCGCCTGTGAGGACATCGGCTACCAGCCCGACATCATCACCTGCGCCAAGGGCATGACCTCGGGCTACTCGCCGATCGGCGCGATGATCGCCAGCGACCGGCTGTTCGAGCCGTTCAACGACGGCAAGACCACCTTCGGGCACGGCTACACCTTCGGTGGGCACCCGGTGTCCTCGGCGGTGGCGCTGGCCAACCTCGACATCTTCGAGCGCGAGGGCATCAACGATCACGTCAAGACCAACGCCCCGATCTTCCGGGCCACGCTGGAGAAGCTGCTCGAGCTGCCGATCGTCGGCGACGTGCGCGGCGAAGGGTTCTTCTACGGCATCGAGCTGGTGAAGGACAAGACCACCCGGGAGACCTTCAACGACGACGAGAGCGAGCGGCTGCTGCGCGGCTTCCTGTCCTCGGCGCTGTTCGAGGCCGGCCTGTACTGCCGCGCCGACGACCGTGGCGACCCAGTCGTGCAACTGGCGCCGCCGCTGATCAGCGGGCCGAAGGAATTCGACGAGATCTACGACATCTTGCACCGGGTGCTCAGCGAGGCCAGCCGCCTGCTGTGA
- a CDS encoding gamma-aminobutyraldehyde dehydrogenase translates to MTALTSDKTRIVPGSWIDGAPLVTGGSLHQVVNPADGSVVAELALAQPADVDTAVAAARAALGGWSRATPVERATVLAKLAELVDAHAEEIAAEEVSQTGKPVRLATEFDVPGSIDNIAFFAGAARHLEGKATGEYSGDHTSSIRREAVGVVATITPWNYPLQMAVWKVLPALAAGCSVVIKPAELTPLTTLTLARLATEAGLPDGVLNVITGAGADVGSALAGHRDVDVVTFTGSTAVGRRVMAAAAVHGHRTQLELGGKAPFVVFDDADLDAAINGAVAGSLINSGQDCTAATRAIVARDLYDDFVAGVAELMGSMVVGDPEDPDTDLGPLISAAHRDKVAAMVARAPGEGGRIVTGGAAPDRPGSFYLPTLIADVAETCEVYRDEIFGPVLTVRTHDGDDDALRQANDTDYGLAASAWTRDVYRAQRASREINAGCVWINDHIPIISEMPHGGVGASGFGKDMSDYSFEEYLTIKHVMSDITGVAEKDWHRTIFKKR, encoded by the coding sequence GTGACCGCACTCACCTCTGACAAGACTCGAATTGTGCCCGGTAGCTGGATCGATGGCGCCCCGCTGGTGACCGGAGGCAGCCTCCACCAGGTCGTCAACCCCGCTGACGGCAGCGTCGTCGCGGAGCTGGCGCTCGCCCAGCCCGCCGACGTCGACACCGCGGTGGCCGCGGCCCGCGCCGCTCTCGGCGGCTGGTCGCGGGCCACCCCCGTCGAGCGTGCCACGGTATTGGCCAAGCTGGCCGAACTCGTCGATGCCCACGCCGAGGAGATCGCCGCCGAAGAGGTCAGTCAAACCGGCAAACCGGTGCGGCTGGCCACCGAGTTCGACGTGCCGGGCAGCATCGACAACATCGCGTTCTTCGCCGGAGCCGCCCGCCACCTCGAAGGCAAGGCCACCGGGGAGTACAGCGGCGACCACACATCGTCCATCCGGCGCGAAGCGGTCGGGGTGGTCGCGACGATCACGCCCTGGAACTACCCGCTTCAGATGGCGGTGTGGAAGGTGCTGCCCGCGTTGGCCGCCGGCTGTTCGGTGGTCATCAAGCCCGCCGAGCTGACCCCGCTGACCACCCTCACGCTGGCCCGGCTGGCCACCGAGGCCGGCCTGCCCGACGGCGTGCTCAACGTCATCACCGGCGCCGGGGCGGACGTCGGCTCGGCCCTGGCCGGTCACCGCGATGTCGACGTCGTCACGTTCACCGGCTCGACCGCGGTGGGCCGGCGGGTGATGGCCGCGGCGGCCGTGCACGGCCACCGCACCCAGCTGGAACTCGGCGGCAAGGCACCGTTCGTGGTGTTCGACGACGCCGATCTGGACGCCGCGATCAACGGCGCCGTGGCCGGCTCGCTGATCAACTCCGGGCAGGACTGCACGGCGGCGACCCGCGCGATCGTCGCCCGCGACCTCTACGACGACTTCGTGGCCGGGGTCGCCGAACTGATGGGCTCGATGGTCGTCGGCGATCCGGAGGATCCCGACACCGACCTGGGTCCGCTGATCTCGGCGGCCCACCGCGACAAGGTCGCGGCGATGGTGGCCCGGGCGCCGGGCGAGGGCGGTCGCATCGTCACCGGCGGTGCGGCCCCGGACCGGCCCGGATCGTTCTACCTGCCGACGCTGATCGCCGACGTCGCCGAAACCTGCGAGGTCTATCGCGACGAGATCTTCGGTCCGGTGCTGACCGTGCGCACCCACGACGGCGACGACGACGCGCTGCGCCAGGCCAACGACACCGACTACGGGCTGGCCGCCTCGGCGTGGACCCGCGACGTCTACCGCGCCCAGCGGGCTTCGCGCGAGATCAACGCCGGCTGCGTGTGGATCAACGATCACATCCCGATCATCAGCGAGATGCCGCACGGCGGGGTCGGCGCGTCCGGGTTCGGCAAGGACATGAGCGACTACTCCTTCGAGGAATACCTGACCATCAAGCACGTGATGAGTGACATCACCGGTGTCGCCGAAAAAGATTGGCACCGGACGATTTTCAAGAAGCGGTAA